The following proteins are encoded in a genomic region of Amphiura filiformis chromosome 18, Afil_fr2py, whole genome shotgun sequence:
- the LOC140139082 gene encoding probable tubulin polyglutamylase ttll-15 has product MSPKYTLRFMMHIRSVVYSRKDLLQQIYQEKYGSMSPHRCNFFEFTRWDFILGADMKVYLLEANLSPEMPSKGPGHQKTITRELHLYNVMRILGADRKGGHAENWLRNSDVLLFAAICYKPVCASCTSEECFLCGHCLTADHVSMLKESLGEHLNRQGMRRLHPMPMNKKHC; this is encoded by the exons ATGTCTCCGAAATACACGCTCAGATTTATGATGCATATTCGAAGCGTCGTGTATAGTAGAAAGGATTTACTACAACAAATATACCAAGAAAAATATGGCTCTATGTCACCTCATAG ATGTAATTTCTTCGAATTCACAAGATGGGATTTTATTCTTGGCGCCGATATGAAAGTTTATCTACTCGAG GCCAACCTATCCCCGGAAATGCCATCCAAAGGACCTGGACACCAAAAAACCATTACACGAGAACTCCACTTATATAATGTGATGCGCATACTCGGAGCTGACAGAAAAGGTGGTCATGCTGAAAATTG GTTACGCAACAGTGACGTTCTGTTGTTCGCAGCCATATGCTATAAACCAGTGTGCGCGTCATGCACATCTGAG GAATGTTTTCTTTGTGGGCACTGTCTTACTGCTGATCACGTGTCCATGTTAAAGGAATCATTGGGAGAGCATTTGAATAGACAGGGAATGAGACGACTTCATCCAATGCCCATG AATAAGAAGCATTGTTga